GGCTATAAAAGACATGTTGAGGTAAGGATTTTACTGGCAAGTAGCTACTGTTTCTCAGTTTGGGTACGTGAAAAAGGCTTTTAATGGATTCTAATAGAGAAGGCACATACAGGGTGGGGTTGAAAAGAAGAAGTGCTGGGTTACTATGTCAATTCCAGCTCATTGAGAGTATGAAAATTAAAGAAGCAGTTAACATTTTGGGCAATACACTGATTTGCCATCTTGCTGAGAGTTACAGTAGATgtgaagattgataccacttttATGTGAAGTGACTGCGCCCAGCCAAGAAACAGTGAGGCACGTAATATCCTGTAGAACCACAAATCATAATTTCTTACACTTTGGtatttgtatggattaaacaaattaTAACATGGTAATAAGTGAGTATTACAGGTGCTGGTAGATAGATTTTAAATAAGAAGCTACAGCCAGCCCAGGAGACGCACACTTAGCTTAAAGACTAGAAATAGAGAAAAACAGATAGCTTGGCCAAAGATGCTCTattactagtctcgcattgccagacctatctccacagcactatggagtaaggtctggctacaccatagatacattctgggataggagaaaaaaaaaccctctgggtagtttgcatttctttaaaccaatcacaattgtctcaGGCGGCACTGAGATCCGGCTGCAGCGACAGTGGCTCAGCAAAATAGCACAgggaagaacttgttttggtggaatatatatatatatagatattttttttgttttgtttgagcGTGCTGCAAAGACTAGAGATTGGCCAGATGCTAATTGTGCTTTAACGTTACAGTGTGTCCTGACAGGAAAAGCGCTGGAGGATTATTCGTCTCTGAGCTTAGAAGACAGCTCCGGctatgaaaaaatgaaatcagctgTGCTTAAGGCGTATGAACTTGTGCCAGAAGCATATCGTCAATGTTTTAGATCTTGGGAGAAAATAAATGGTCAAACATACGTTGAATTCGCACGAGACCTAACCCTTCACATTAAACGCTGGTTGACTGCACTTGAGATTAGTACTTTTTATATGAGAGTTGGCTGTTTTGGAACAGtttaaaagttaaattaaagtttAATTTGCTTCATAGTCATGTATCCACGTACTGTAcattaatgagaaaaaaaagacatcactGCTGCTGAAGCTGCTGTATCAGCAGATGAATATGTGCTGCTCCATAAGAGAAATTTAAGAGAGGGCACTGCTTGTGATGACGTGGGTTGGAAAATAAACCTGTCGCTGTTCCATTTGAACACACACGACCATTGAAAAATAATGCGGTAAAGTTTGAAAACACCACGAAACAAGTTTGACAAAACTAAACCCTGTAACTATTGACATGAGTTGGGAGTGGTATCAATCCTCTCATGACACTCAAAAGAGGGAATCAGTGTTTATCCGAAAATATCGACCTCATCTTTTAATTCATAATGTTACCAACTTTTTTTGATGCTATTAAACACTCAAATGAGCTGTGTTCTACTTACAGTGATCATTATGAGGAGGGCTAACATCATGCCCAGCATTACGTACAAGTTTTCAGTCAGTCCTCCCGCCCATAAAGGACCCAAGATGGTGGCCAGGCCCCCAACTGAGCGTCTGATACCTTGGCTGAATCCTTTCGGTGAGACGTCACAAAAGAATTAAAGGTTAAGTATAAACATTGAAATATGTCTTGAAAGAAAAGCATGTATAACTGTTCTGTGCATCACATATGCTGAGCTGCAATCTGTTGTTTCAATATGATGAATCATGCAAACAGCGGAAAAACAAGCCAACcttgtgttttctctgcagTAATTTTGGAGAAGAGAGACACCTGAGACACAGCCACAAAGGGAAGCcccagcagctgcagaaagacTCCGAtgatgaaggccgacagctcccaTCCATATCCACCTGGCAGGGATGGAAAGAAAATACCCTGGTATTACTGAATTATAGACCTTCTAGTTTGCCCCCATATTATAAGGAACATATAATTAAACAATTATATTTACAGACTGTAATCTAACACATACATTAATTAAATATATTAGTAGATTTCTTAGCTATTAAATTAtaatattttgtttctttttatttctgatATGTGGTGATAAGGATTCAAAGTGTGTGTCAGATCATATTTCAGTTATCCATCCCTTCTTCTCTCGGTTTTTAAGTTCCCTTCCACAAACAGGTTGGCAGCACCAGAGATAGCTCTATCTGAAAACTAAACCACTGCCAAGCTGGCAGCCACTAGATACTTGTTCTCTGCTGCTTTGCACCATGCAcatgtttgtgtgaatgtgtgcccACTCAAACTGTTCGATGTTCCTGCATAAGCTGAAAGTCTACAAGCATATAATCAAATGCAATCAAACATGTTTCTTAGTggtcaaatgtatttttcttcagGTATCTGCCTTTAAGGTTTCATTTCtttgtttggttgttttaaCTGTGACTGTAACcaatagaaaacaaaagtaGGCTATGCTTTAACAAATAGCATTTTTGTCTAATTAGATTACTGTAATCCTTTTATATGTACTCAGGGACTCCCCAGCTCCAGCACCTGTCAGTTGTAATCAGAGCGATAAACGTGACGAGCTGCAACAGACGCAGGCCAACATGAACATACAGGATCCAGTTTGCCTGTATGATCTCCTGCTGGCCTGCCAGAGTCTGAATGATATAATTTACAGGGCATATTCAACTCAGCCAGTGTGTAACCCAATATGGTTCTGCTGCGCTCTACACACCAACAACAAGGATTTGGCACAGAACAGCGAGGCATTTTTTTAAGGCTGTGTGGgccttttgcatttgtgtttgtgtgttcaccCGGACAGGTTAGCACCTCGGGGGTTGCAGAGGAAGATGAGGCACCAGATACAAGCGGTGCAGCAGATGACCAGGCCCACAGCCAGCACGGCGCGGTCCGCCACCTTCCTGCTCAGCCAGCGCACAAAGAAGAAGCCCAGGATGACCTCCACCCCGCACACGCTGTACATCAGGCTGTTGCCCAGCTCGCCAAAGCTGAAGTGGCGCTGCGTCAGAGGAGTCACCATGGTCTGGGGGATTTTAAGAAAGATGTTCACGAGGTCAGCCAGTTAGACAAAGTGATTCAACCAGAGGTAGAGGAGGAGATTCTTATAAGAGCTGAAACAAGCACCCTTTAAGTCCTTTAAAAGCTTCATTCAGTCCAgatcaaaataattgttttgttttgatattgaaATGATTGTATAATCCAGGTCAGCACTGTGTGACTATTCCGGTGCCACAGTTTCATTAGAAGAGAATAAAGGCCTCTTCATGTTTCATGTCTTGGACATAGAGACTGATTATGTGCCCTCCTTACATCAGTTTTACTTTGAGCGTCAAGCAAtacttgattattttctcaaagtAACAGCGCAGGTCTTTCCACGTAAGCCTCAGATTGATGCAGTTTGGATGAAACTCGGGGTAAAATAGTGTGACACTGTGTGAAATgcttgggaaaccctgggtgaCGGATCTCAACGCTAGCTGCTCTCACCTCCAGCGCTGTCTGATTGAAGAGAGTGATGAACTGTGCCGTGAGGAGAACAACCACCTCTTCTCTCAGTAACTCTGCAGtgtgagagacacagagagagagagagagagagagagagagaacaataaaacaaattcaAGTGGTGCCATTGAATTGAAAGTTTGAACTAGCAAGTTAGGTTGTAGATAAACTAGTTGTACGCCATTTATCATCTGAAAGTAATCTTTAGACTCAAAGAGTCAGGCGTGATAAATCCTGGCTGGTTGGTCATGTTGATCCTCCAGCCAATAAATAGTCTTTTTCAAGTAATAAGTGAGAgttcagcttttttttcttatgcTTAAATGataacacaagaaaaaaaacattttaataaattcaAAATTTTGCTTTTCCTGGAACAAAAACTCCCTTATGGACTTGGAGAGGAGGAAAAATGAGCTGGGCTTGCTGCTAAATTGGGAAGTATGTGCCAGATGGCTGGAAGAATGGCTTGATATTACAGTGTGTGATCTACTGTGGTTCAGTTCTCTCTCATCCaggtttttacttttatttcttattttatttttgttaactactgctatactgtatgtgtagtgTACATATTtaaagtatgtgtgtattttaatgtttgtgtgtgtgtgtgtgtgtgtgtgtgtgtgtgtgtgtgtgtgtgtgtgtgtgtgtgtgtgtgtatttacaagTTCTATGAAGGTAGGTTAATATGGGGTGACCATATCATATATGGGTTTAAATGGGCTCTCAAGTgatgtattattgcatgtctatAAAGTTGGGGTGCTTGGAAGAGAGATATGTTGATAAATCAATACAGCAGAGGCAGAGATATTCAGGTTTTTTTACTCTCTGGTGTGAGTTGAGCTCagaaaacactggatcctacaaCTTCCATGATGCAACTTGATAACGTCTTTCTTAGACCCTCCCTGCCGGTAAACATCCTTCGCTCCAACTTCACATCCCCATTTTGTGACACCAAACTACTGTTATGAATTTGTAAGTCTTCAAGTTTAAGCCAAGATTACTTTGacgacatcatcagggttattttccTCAGACTTGACAAAGCTCCTGCAGAGCAGAGTACTACTCCTTATGAAAAGTAAACTAATCTGCACTTATAAAATTGTCAGTGTGACCCTAGAGCGACccttaaaacttaaaaactaAAGCATAAAGCATTTATTAACTGTAACATTTACAAATTATTCACCAGTAGCATTTAAAGACATTTCGTCCCTCATCTAACTCTCCCCCACAACTcatatttcacaaaatatttaaccCCTCCTCTAAACCATTGTTTATATTCAGCTTATTAGTACTAAATATTCCCCTTGTTCCAAAagcaaatattcacacacaggATTTAGTTTAGTGTTGTTTGTGATGCATGACCCCAACCAGAAATAAAAAGGCTAGATAaaggaaagtaaaaagaaagtgaaagagctGCCTGTCATTTCAGAGAttcttcactcacacacaagaAGTCAGGGAAGATCAATAATGCAAGAGAGTGAATACGAGACAATGTAACGGCTATCAGACACTCCTACAGTATTTGCAAGTGCTGCAGACATCTTCCAGTTTAGCTCCTGAGTTTCTGGTGTTGTAGATTTTCTTCAAATCGAAAGAGAATCAATACAAAGAATGTTGGCCACATTACCAATTCTATCTCCATTTCATCCACAAGTCAACCACAGCAATCCagtcaataaaaaaggaagtcttcTATCCAACCCATCCCTTTGACACATTTTCAAAGAGGGAGAGAATCGATTTGAaggtttgacacacacacacacacacacacacacacacacacacacacacacacacacacacacacacacagactaacaAAGTGCAGAAAAAGTTAATCAATAACGGCACATAATCACTGCTTGCATCCCATACAAACTTACTGTGACACTAATCCAATAGGAGACCTGACAtcatacatatacatgcacactctgacataaaccagacacatacacacaagtcCAATCAATGCACAGGGAATCTGATCTGACATGCCACACAGAATTCCTCAGAGAGACCTGGAGAATGTAAAGTGTGtaagtatgagtgtgtgtgtgtgtgtgtgtgcgtgtgtgtgtgtgtgtgtgtgtgtgtgtgtgtgtgtgtgtgtgtgtgtgtgtgtgtgtgtgtgtgcatgcaagaAAATCAATAGAGCTGATACGAAACATGCGCATTGGCAGTGACATCTCTTCCTACCTGAACCCCACAAATGAGGCAGAGGAAATCTGACAATCATTGCTCGGGACAGGCAGTCAAACCTGCTCGCTCACCTCTGCTGGCACTGAAGGTTTTGTAGGGATCTGAGACTGACGAGGCGCCATGGACAAGCTGCAGCTCAGATGATGCGGAGGTCTCCAATTGGTCAGAGTTGACAGCTCTGTAGGTGTGCACGGACTCCTTGTCAGACCCCATCAgcagcacctcctcctcatcatcctgCGCTTGTTTCATCTCCACCATCACTACGCCCCCCTCTGAGCTGATGGGTGGTACATCCCAGTACAGAGCCAGGACCACAAACTGGAGCAGCACCCACAACAAGCACATGAAAATCTGAGAGTAAAAGGAggaataagatttttttttttttttttaaatgttcttaaatattttagaaattaaCTTGAGATCAAATCTAGAAAACTATTAGGAGAGACAAACTATCTTATATATGGAGGAGGGTGTTCAAGACATAAAGTAACCTGGCATAGTGAAATAAAGACACATGCAGCATTCAATTATGTGGGGAAACTGAAGTAGGTGTAGGAGCTTTGTTATATGTCATTTAAGCTACATCCGTTCTACAGGTGTTTTATTTAGAGACTCATGCGATGGAATCGATTCTGGTTGTTACGGGCCTGAGTATCGCTGCAGGCGTTTTGTATTCTCCTTACTCAGAGAAGAACAAAGAAGAAAGACTGCAGAATGTAGACCCACTATTTCTGAAGGTTGTTTCTGAATTCATGAGACTTTCAGAGAACCTTAGATTACTGATTTTTTGGCTGCTGTTACCCCAGGAGACGTATATTTGTTCACAATAAAGGGCCCCAGTTTGAAATCACACAGCCGCAGGAACAGGTTGAACGCCGGCCCTGGAGAGACAGGAAGAAGAACTATAAAGAGGAGATGTAATAAAACAGAGCATGTGTGGAGACAGTAGCCTCCCCCTAAGTGATTTTATAGAATGTCTCCTTCTCCCAGAAACTGAACATCAAAGAAGACATCACATCCTGCCTGGTGTCAGATACTTTTTAGAAGACAGAGGAGCTGGAGAAAGGTGAAATGACACGTCTTTCTGTGGTTAGATGAAGGGGGAGAAACTGACCCACAAGGAGACCAGCTTGTCGACAGGCCATGATGGCTGCAAAGACGCCAGCGCGCTCCTCTGGCCGAGTGCTGTGAGTCAGGAAACCAAAGATGGAGGAGCCCGCTCCCGCACCGACACCTGAGAGGAAAACAGCATCCTTCTGTTACACCTCCACAACatgctgatgtgtgtgtgtgtgtgtgtgtgtgtgtgtgtgtgtgtgtgtgtgtgtgtgtgtgtgtgtgtgtgtgtgtgtgtgtgtgtgtgtgtgtgtgtgtgtgtgtgtgtgtgtgtgtgtgtgtgtgtttttcacctGCTACAAGCCGACTGCATAACAGCAGCCACTTGGAATATCCAATAAAATACATGAAGTTACctgaaatacaaataaacatgaaaaCCATGCTGAGTGAAATGCTAGCAGCCAGgctaaaatattaaatatatcaaCTAATAATAAATTGCCATAAATTTGCTCCCCTGTGTTTAGATTTTAACAACCTTAACTcttcatctagcgccatcatcaggtcataATTTAAATGTGTCAAACATTTTGGTTCATGATCAAATATCCGGCAAACCCAAATGTCATTCcaatcagcctcagctgtactctgTGTTTAGTGCAAATGTAAGCAAGCTAACTAAGATGGTGACCATGGTAAACACTATCCTAACTTcacattagcatgttagcattgacACTGTGAGCGTTCGGTTCTGACATAAAGAGAAAAAGatataaaaagattttttttttttttaagaattgatATGTAGTAGTAGCTAGCAGTATTGCTCAAATTACCACAACAATTTGTTGTAAAAACCAGTGTATGATTCATGGTAACTAACTGCAAGGTAACTACCATCATGCATTGCACAACAGGGGAAACAAAGGTAAATTTAGATAAAAGGACTGTGTTCCAGTGTAGCAAGTTTTCAAACAAAGACAACCGCTGTTTTACCTAGACTTATTACATTTTAGTGTGCCTTTCAATTGAATGGgccattttctgttttatttcgattttattactattttatttttcttctgtgtTAAAGGGGAGGGGCAGGTGGTGGGGTAATCATCTTACTTGCGTGCTTTAAGAACAGTAGGCTCAGTAGAACAGTTTTGATTTGAGTGTAGCGGTTTATTCATAATTATTTATCTATTAACTGTTACATTTACTCCATCCCTTCTTGCTCATGGCATTCATTTAGGCCCTTTTATTGAAACTACTTTGCTTTCACCCAGTTGAAAGGAGATTTTTcctttgttaatttttttgttaataaaatcTACATTTAGGGTATAACAGTCTCTGTCTCCTGTTTATTCTGGGTGTTGTGTATAAGTATCACCTGGTCACACCCATAGACCTGCAATTTCCTATGCAGTGTgtaatgaataatgaatgagCCAGCCAGCGGCTTCTAAAAACCTGACTCTCTGTGTCATGTGATTTGTCTTGTGGTTTGGTTACTCACCAGCGATCTCAAAAAGATTGGAGAAAAGGATGATGGACTTTGTAGTTTTGCTCCGGTCTGACCAGAGCCCAAAAAGAGGGCCTGTGAGCAGTCCGCTCAGACTGAAGGcagacagacccagacccagGAAGTAAGGGGGGGCCTCCAAAATCTGTAGATACCTCCATATTGTGGGCAAAATGACGGCTGAGACCACCAGAGAAGGATGAAGGAGGATGAGTgtggaggaaaaggaggagagaTGTGTAAATAACAAGCCTTGTTTACCCACAGCAAAATATATCTAAATTAAATGTCCTCTGTGATGTGTGCTTACAGCCAAAAACGCCAGGCAGATTCTGCTCTAATGAGACAATTATCTCATGTCTTCAAATCCATAAAGCTGTCATAATGAACTTACCATACTCAATGCCGCTCAGCATAAATATCAGTCCAATGGTGTAAAAAGTTAGATTCCTCTTTTGGTGATTATCCATTTGCTCAGTGACTTGCTGCCTTTTACAAGCCGACCTCTGAGTGCACACGTTGTTCAAAAATGTTGTTCAGTGGCTTCAGATAACAGGAAACACTGTGCGTCCAATTACAATTGCTCCGAAGAATTTGTCGCACCAATGTGCAAGTTCAT
This Sander lucioperca isolate FBNREF2018 chromosome 9, SLUC_FBN_1.2, whole genome shotgun sequence DNA region includes the following protein-coding sequences:
- the mfsd8l2 gene encoding major facilitator superfamily domain-containing protein 8; this translates as MDNHQKRNLTFYTIGLIFMLSGIEYAVILPTIWRYLQILEAPPYFLGLGLSAFSLSGLLTGPLFGLWSDRSKTTKSIILFSNLFEIAGNFMYFIGYSKWLLLCSRLVAGVGAGAGSSIFGFLTHSTRPEERAGVFAAIMACRQAGLLVGPAFNLFLRLCDFKLGPFIVNKYTSPGIFMCLLWVLLQFVVLALYWDVPPISSEGGVVMVEMKQAQDDEEEVLLMGSDKESVHTYRAVNSDQLETSASSELQLVHGASSVSDPYKTFSASRELLREEVVVLLTAQFITLFNQTALETMVTPLTQRHFSFGELGNSLMYSVCGVEVILGFFFVRWLSRKVADRAVLAVGLVICCTACIWCLIFLCNPRGGYGWELSAFIIGVFLQLLGLPFVAVSQVSLFSKITAEKTQGFSQGIRRSVGGLATILGPLWAGGLTENLYVMLGMMLALLIMITIMTVLSYDRLTEPRAVQCAQSSDSGG